In the genome of Pseudomonas sp. LBUM920, one region contains:
- a CDS encoding substrate-binding domain-containing protein produces MKMLPKTLCLLAVSITLGSAAPAFADAAKPIRIGASFQEINNPYFVTMKNALEEAGATIGAKLIITDARHDVSKQVSDVEDMLQKGIDILLINPTDSVGVQSAVKSAHAAGVVVVAVDAQADGPLDSFVGSKNFDAGFQACEYLAKNIGDKGNIAILDGIAVVPILERVRGCKEAVAKHPDIKIVSIQNGKQERDQALTVTENMLQAQPTLKGIFSVNDNGSLGALSAIEASGLDVKLVSVDGAPEAIKAIQKPGSKFIATSAQYPRDQIRLALGIALAKKWGSQVPATLPVDITLIDQAKSKDFSW; encoded by the coding sequence TGCTCCCCAAAACCCTGTGTTTACTGGCTGTCAGCATCACCCTCGGCAGCGCGGCTCCAGCCTTTGCCGACGCCGCCAAACCGATCCGCATCGGCGCCTCCTTCCAGGAGATCAACAACCCCTATTTCGTCACCATGAAAAACGCCCTCGAAGAAGCCGGCGCGACCATCGGTGCAAAACTGATCATCACCGACGCCCGTCACGACGTGTCCAAACAGGTCAGCGACGTCGAAGACATGCTGCAAAAGGGCATCGACATTCTGTTGATCAACCCCACCGACTCGGTCGGCGTGCAATCGGCGGTCAAATCCGCCCATGCCGCCGGGGTTGTGGTGGTTGCGGTAGACGCGCAAGCCGACGGCCCACTGGATTCCTTCGTCGGCTCGAAAAACTTCGACGCCGGTTTCCAGGCGTGTGAATACCTGGCCAAGAACATTGGCGACAAAGGCAACATCGCGATCCTCGACGGCATCGCCGTGGTGCCGATCCTCGAGCGTGTGCGCGGCTGCAAAGAGGCGGTGGCCAAGCACCCGGACATCAAGATCGTCAGCATTCAGAACGGCAAGCAGGAACGTGACCAGGCGCTGACCGTCACCGAAAACATGCTGCAAGCCCAGCCCACGCTCAAGGGCATTTTCAGCGTCAATGACAACGGTTCTCTGGGCGCCTTGTCGGCCATCGAAGCCAGTGGCCTGGACGTCAAACTGGTCAGCGTCGACGGCGCGCCGGAAGCGATCAAGGCGATCCAGAAGCCCGGCAGCAAGTTCATCGCCACCTCGGCGCAGTACCCACGCGATCAGATCCGCTTGGCCCTTGGCATCGCGCTGGCCAAGAAGTGGGGTTCGCAAGTGCCTGCCACCCTTCCGGTGGACATCACCTTGATCGATCAGGCCAAGTCCAAGGACTTCAGCTGGTAA